From one Thermatribacter velox genomic stretch:
- the flhB gene encoding flagellar biosynthesis protein FlhB yields the protein MPAQEKTEAPTPRRREELRRKGQVPRSVDFSTGFGFLATFSVVSFLVTSLMQQWEDFTSTFWMSAFRLEERGVEWTLDLFKTVFLFYARMVAPVVLIAAGMGLFLGFLQTGFVVSFEKLKPQFQYVNPLKGVERLFSLRTFMEFLKVSLKVLLGIALAYLILKSVLPGLSTLSFMELRSALFLVGGVAKKLGFSLGALFLGIGFFDFFYQRFEYERNIRMTKEELKEELKKTEGDPLVRSRIRSKQREIARLRMMQEVPKAQVVVTNPTHVACALRYERGVMRAPVLVAKGKNFLAQRIKQIAREHEVPIVENKKVAWDLYKSCKVGQEIPGFLYRAVAEILAFVYRLKKSRV from the coding sequence ATGCCGGCTCAGGAGAAAACTGAAGCCCCAACGCCAAGGCGCAGAGAGGAACTGCGGAGAAAAGGGCAGGTTCCAAGGAGCGTAGATTTCAGCACCGGTTTTGGATTCTTGGCCACCTTTTCTGTGGTGAGCTTTCTGGTTACTTCACTGATGCAGCAGTGGGAAGACTTTACCAGCACTTTCTGGATGAGTGCTTTCCGGCTTGAAGAAAGAGGCGTGGAATGGACTCTGGACCTTTTTAAGACCGTTTTTCTTTTCTATGCCCGGATGGTGGCGCCGGTGGTGCTGATTGCTGCAGGAATGGGCCTTTTCCTGGGTTTTTTGCAGACTGGTTTTGTGGTTTCCTTTGAGAAGTTAAAACCCCAATTTCAATATGTTAATCCTTTGAAGGGTGTGGAAAGGCTTTTTTCGCTACGCACTTTTATGGAGTTTTTGAAAGTGAGCTTGAAGGTGCTGCTTGGCATAGCACTTGCTTATCTCATTCTCAAATCAGTACTACCTGGGCTTTCTACGCTCTCCTTTATGGAACTCCGCTCCGCTCTTTTCCTGGTTGGTGGCGTGGCGAAGAAGCTGGGTTTTTCTCTGGGGGCTTTATTTTTAGGTATCGGTTTCTTCGATTTTTTCTACCAGCGCTTTGAGTATGAGCGCAATATCCGGATGACCAAAGAGGAACTCAAAGAAGAACTCAAAAAAACCGAGGGTGATCCCCTGGTGCGTTCCCGAATACGCTCCAAGCAGCGAGAGATAGCTCGTCTGCGCATGATGCAGGAAGTGCCCAAAGCACAGGTAGTGGTTACCAACCCCACCCATGTGGCTTGTGCACTGCGTTACGAGCGTGGCGTGATGAGAGCGCCGGTTTTGGTGGCCAAGGGCAAGAATTTTCTGGCCCAACGCATCAAGCAAATTGCCAGGGAGCATGAAGTGCCCATTGTCGAAAACAAAAAGGTGGCCTGGGACCTTTATAAATCCTGCAAGGTCGGGCAGGAAATACCGGGTTTTCTCTATCGAGCGGTTGCCGAAATCCTGGCCTTTGTTTACAGGCTTAAAAAGAGCAGGGTTTGA
- the fliR gene encoding flagellar biosynthetic protein FliR — MSYILEVLANNILPFILVWVRFLGLFLMAPVLNSRFIPPLAKIGLAFLVAVMVFPLVDFPQSWTALDARYLTAVLSESLTGFVLGLIVSFVFACIQIAGEIIDFEMGFSYVNVVDPLSNLGASVVGQFYLMLATLYYLGIDGHHLALRALVHSFRFLPPGSFLLGEHLLAPFLNLVQEVMVVALQIAAPVMAALFLTNLTLAIISRAIPQMNVFVVGLPLNLGIGIWVILSALPYFLPVLGRVTELFVGALLRFLSPAG, encoded by the coding sequence ATGAGCTACATCTTGGAAGTTCTGGCTAACAATATCTTGCCGTTTATCCTGGTCTGGGTGCGCTTTTTGGGTCTTTTTTTGATGGCTCCAGTTTTGAATTCTCGCTTTATTCCTCCGCTGGCCAAAATCGGTCTTGCTTTCCTGGTGGCGGTCATGGTTTTCCCTCTTGTGGATTTTCCCCAGAGCTGGACAGCCCTGGATGCTCGCTATTTGACAGCTGTTTTATCGGAGAGCCTCACCGGCTTTGTGCTGGGATTAATCGTATCCTTTGTTTTTGCTTGTATTCAGATTGCCGGCGAGATAATCGATTTTGAGATGGGATTCAGTTACGTTAATGTAGTTGACCCTCTTTCCAACCTGGGCGCTTCAGTGGTCGGTCAGTTTTACCTGATGCTGGCCACTCTTTACTACTTGGGCATTGACGGTCATCACCTTGCTTTGCGGGCATTGGTACACTCTTTCCGCTTTCTTCCTCCGGGGAGTTTCTTGCTGGGAGAACACCTGCTTGCTCCTTTTCTTAACCTGGTTCAGGAGGTCATGGTAGTAGCCCTACAGATTGCGGCTCCAGTTATGGCAGCTCTCTTTCTAACCAATCTTACCCTGGCAATCATTTCTCGGGCCATACCCCAGATGAATGTGTTTGTGGTAGGTTTACCTCTTAATCTGGGAATAGGAATTTGGGTTATCCTTTCTGCTTTGCCTTACTTTTTACCTGTTTTGGGGCGAGTTACCGAGCTTTTTGTAGGAGCGCTTCTGCGTTTCCTGTCTCCTGCAGGCTGA
- the fliQ gene encoding flagellar biosynthesis protein FliQ, which yields MLESLVLEIGRESLLLVMKVALPILGVALLVGILVSIFQAVTQIHELTLTFVPKILAVFLILALLGPWMLRVFMDFAAGLFWNLPSFIR from the coding sequence TTGCTGGAAAGCTTGGTACTGGAAATCGGAAGGGAAAGTTTACTGCTGGTCATGAAAGTTGCCCTACCCATACTGGGTGTGGCACTACTTGTGGGTATTCTGGTGAGTATCTTCCAGGCGGTTACCCAGATCCATGAACTGACCCTCACCTTCGTACCCAAAATCCTGGCGGTGTTTCTCATTCTGGCTTTGCTCGGCCCCTGGATGTTGCGGGTTTTCATGGATTTTGCGGCGGGTCTTTTCTGGAATCTGCCTTCTTTTATCAGGTGA
- the fliP gene encoding flagellar type III secretion system pore protein FliP (The bacterial flagellar biogenesis protein FliP forms a type III secretion system (T3SS)-type pore required for flagellar assembly.), which produces MKGWSPFLRIRKYFYWVVLLGLVLATFGSALAQETPLFIPRISIEPQTAEQPEQFVFTLQVLIFLTVLSLAPAILILLTSFTRIVVVLAFVRNALGSPQIPPTPVLIGLALFLTYFVMAPTFSQLNQEVLTPFMDGAITQNEALNKGEAILRDFMFRQTQEKDLALMVSLAKIPRPRNRDEVPTYVLIPAFVLSELKIAFMLGFIIYVPFLLIDMVVASILMSMGMMMLPPVMISLPFKILLFVLVDGWELITRGLVLSVR; this is translated from the coding sequence ATGAAGGGCTGGTCACCTTTTTTGAGAATCAGGAAATACTTTTACTGGGTGGTACTGCTTGGTTTGGTGCTGGCTACCTTTGGTTCAGCCCTGGCTCAGGAGACTCCCCTTTTTATCCCCCGCATTTCCATTGAACCCCAAACTGCCGAACAACCTGAACAGTTCGTGTTTACTCTGCAGGTTTTGATTTTTCTGACTGTTTTGAGTCTGGCTCCAGCCATTTTGATTCTGCTCACTTCTTTCACCAGGATTGTGGTGGTGCTGGCTTTTGTACGCAATGCCTTGGGTTCTCCTCAGATACCCCCCACTCCGGTTTTGATAGGACTGGCCCTGTTTTTAACCTACTTTGTTATGGCGCCTACTTTCTCTCAGCTCAACCAGGAGGTATTAACGCCCTTTATGGATGGTGCTATCACCCAGAATGAGGCTCTCAACAAGGGAGAAGCTATTCTGCGCGATTTCATGTTCCGCCAAACCCAGGAAAAAGATCTGGCACTTATGGTTTCTCTGGCTAAAATTCCCCGGCCCAGAAACCGCGATGAGGTGCCTACTTACGTCCTCATTCCGGCCTTTGTTTTGAGTGAGTTGAAAATTGCTTTCATGCTGGGGTTTATCATCTACGTTCCTTTTCTGCTCATTGACATGGTGGTGGCCAGCATTTTGATGTCCATGGGGATGATGATGCTTCCACCGGTGATGATTTCTCTTCCTTTCAAGATACTGCTTTTTGTGTTGGTAGATGGCTGGGAATTGATAACCCGGGGCCTGGTGCTCTCAGTCCGTTAG
- a CDS encoding FliO/MopB family protein: MERAAFAQDELELPEVAPPSFSGGVDVLRVALAFLFVILCLWGLYYFLRRFAREKPRLASSRYMVLLDFFPVSQKLSMYLFRVGERVIMLAQSGNTVREVAEFQMEELEEQKPTSSGFTSYLDLILGRRKND; the protein is encoded by the coding sequence TTGGAAAGAGCAGCTTTTGCTCAGGATGAACTCGAGCTTCCTGAGGTTGCTCCTCCTTCCTTTTCAGGGGGGGTCGATGTGCTCAGGGTAGCTCTGGCCTTCCTGTTTGTTATTCTGTGTTTATGGGGTCTTTACTACTTTCTGAGGCGTTTTGCAAGGGAAAAACCCCGTCTTGCCTCCTCTCGGTACATGGTGTTGCTGGATTTTTTTCCGGTCAGCCAGAAACTCTCGATGTACCTTTTTCGGGTTGGAGAACGGGTAATCATGCTGGCTCAGAGCGGAAACACGGTTCGGGAGGTTGCGGAATTCCAGATGGAAGAGCTCGAGGAGCAAAAACCCACGTCGTCCGGTTTCACTTCCTATCTGGATCTCATTCTGGGGCGGAGGAAGAACGATTAG
- the fliY gene encoding flagellar motor switch phosphatase FliY — MSEELLTSQEKDVLGEISNISMGSAATALSGLLGKRVEITVPRVEVVSSQEMDAFFPEEHIMVKVLYAEGLRGSNILLIKNEDAKAMVSLMMGGDGKSDLPQEIDELGISALGEAMNQMMGSASTALSDFLGLRVSISPPEVVFENVSEAEKRWVEEQGEESLVAITFRLVVEDVIDSSMIQLVPLSLAKEVVSSLLPGEEVVVPEETSEEEEKAELESGGAEETGAREEEQPPEKKSKPTVEAKKVEFAEFKKREEAAEKINLELLMDVSLPVIVELGRTRLAISEILDLGPGSIIELDKLAGEPADLYVNDVLFARGEVVVIEENFGVRITEIIKPEERIKSLKEARAQ; from the coding sequence ATGAGTGAAGAACTCTTGACTTCTCAAGAAAAAGATGTGTTGGGGGAAATATCCAACATTTCCATGGGTTCTGCGGCCACAGCCTTGAGTGGTCTTTTGGGAAAAAGAGTGGAGATAACCGTTCCTCGAGTTGAAGTAGTTTCTTCGCAGGAAATGGATGCCTTTTTCCCGGAAGAACATATTATGGTAAAGGTGCTCTATGCAGAGGGTTTGCGAGGAAGTAATATTTTGCTCATCAAAAACGAAGATGCGAAAGCCATGGTTAGTCTCATGATGGGTGGCGATGGGAAAAGCGATCTTCCTCAGGAGATTGACGAGCTGGGAATCAGCGCACTTGGTGAGGCCATGAATCAGATGATGGGTTCTGCTTCAACAGCACTTTCTGATTTTTTGGGCCTTCGAGTAAGCATTTCTCCACCGGAGGTAGTTTTTGAGAATGTTTCTGAAGCGGAAAAGAGATGGGTAGAGGAGCAGGGTGAAGAATCCCTGGTGGCCATCACCTTTCGCTTGGTGGTGGAAGATGTCATCGATAGTTCCATGATACAGCTGGTTCCCTTGAGTCTGGCCAAAGAAGTTGTTAGCTCACTTCTTCCTGGGGAAGAAGTTGTGGTACCCGAAGAAACGAGCGAGGAAGAGGAGAAAGCAGAACTTGAAAGTGGTGGTGCCGAGGAGACTGGCGCGAGGGAAGAGGAGCAACCTCCCGAGAAAAAGAGTAAGCCTACCGTTGAAGCAAAAAAGGTGGAATTTGCTGAATTTAAAAAACGAGAAGAAGCGGCCGAAAAAATTAACCTGGAATTACTCATGGATGTGAGCTTACCCGTGATTGTAGAGCTGGGAAGGACTCGCCTTGCTATAAGCGAGATTCTGGATTTAGGCCCTGGCTCCATCATTGAGCTTGATAAGCTGGCTGGTGAGCCGGCAGATCTCTATGTGAATGATGTTCTTTTTGCCCGTGGTGAGGTGGTGGTGATTGAAGAGAATTTTGGGGTGCGGATTACCGAGATTATAAAACCTGAAGAGCGCATTAAATCATTAAAAGAAGCGAGGGCTCAGTAA